In Telopea speciosissima isolate NSW1024214 ecotype Mountain lineage chromosome 10, Tspe_v1, whole genome shotgun sequence, the DNA window AGTTACAGCCTTGTGTGGGATAATATCTTAGAAAATCTTGTGGGTCCCATCAGAGGTATCTTGGACAAAATATGGTTTGCGTGAGAGGTCCAAGAAGATTTTGTTCTGATATTTGTTTCTATTTGCTAAGTAATTATTTAGTTTCCAATTTGGTTGTAACATGAGATTAAATGTTTGGTAGGATTAGTTTCTATGTTGAGAATTTATTGTAGATGGGATCTCCATTCATGCATGGAGAGTTTCTTTTTGTATttgagttattttattttataaatacaagcaaaGGGGAACCTCCCCTacgatttggattttggaaaagaaAGACTTGGTTTTGTAACCATGGCTGAGAGAGTTAGTTTTTGTGTGAGGCAATTACGGTGTGATACTGTGGGTTAAAGACCCTATCCccattccttcttccccttctttcctattttttcttattctcagtgttattttattttttgcaacCTGTGTTTACTGTGAGAAAAACCAAGGTATCATTCTCTGTTATTGGGCTATTTCATGTCCTTCATAAGGTGGATGTATTGAATATTCAAGCACCCCTACGACACTTGGATTTGAGAATTTTCTGGAAGAAACTTGTGGCAAGCTTTTGATATCCTTATGTCCATCACAGAACCTTCCTTCAACAGTGAGTTGGATttaatccaatggttagatCTCTTGGATCTATAAGTGACAAACCATGGCATCTTCAAGGCCAAACCGCCCTACGCTCTACCTCAAGGTTGTGGTTCTGACAGAAATTCTGTGATGCCAAAGGCTGCAATTCAGTGCTTCATGCATAAGGGGTATGaacatatttcttttttcaGTCTCCAGtagtgccacatagtcttcccatgacatactGTTGCATATAAtgctccacagcaagcatataaaatttgagatgaatcttgaagatgtgtagCTGAATCCTTCAAATGTGCAGCTGAATCAACTCTTCCGCAGGTTACAATTTGAAATCCAGAGGTAAAATGAGTCACAAccttcaaatggggaagaaaataACTTTTGGACAGAACTAGATCGAGAAATATCGAGTTTTGTCGAGTTAGATGACTTTTAAAGAAGTAGATGGGTCGAGATTTGGGTCACCCGAGATCTCGAGTTACCCGAGATcgatagttatcaaggcgggaaggcgaccatggcgttttagggGGTGAAAAGATCAAGGTGACACAGCTATGGCAGAAAGGCGCCCGCCATGgtgtccaaggcgaccaaggagcctggatgccATGGCcacaccttgataactatgccgagatctcgacctaATTTGAGAACTTGTATACCAACTCGACTCGGCCTCCCAAAAAAATGAGATTCTTGAGAtttcgcgagttctcgaactatgagtGTCCCAACCATTTGGTAGTTATATTGACAAGGATTCTTTCATACCTCTTGCTTCACAAGACCAATGGAGTCTCGAGACAGTTTGTTTGGAGGCAGAGCAAAAGCCTAGTGAAGGCAACCATAAAAACAGTTACGGGGAGCAACATCCTTGTTATGTTCTTTGTCCTGTTTTTATCATTCACAAGgtttttgaggaagaagattgacGCCGCAACAACTGCCTCTGAAAATGCCATTCATAACCTTAGGTTGAAGATAGAGCCACATCCCAATCCGTATAAGGTTGCATGGGTGAACACGACCAATCTTAAAATTATTGATGGGTGTTTACTCAAATACTCTATTGGTTGGTTCGTGGATATAGCGCAATGTGATGTCTTACCTCTGAAAGTGTGTCTCATTCTTTTTGGGTGATCTGGCTATTTGATAAGAAGGCACAACATTAAGGGTATGTGAATCTCCTCACGCAGGATCATAAGATAGGCAAACCTATTTGCCCTAAGGTAAGGTGGTGGAATTTGAAAGGTGAATCCTTGAAGTCATTACTGACAaggtggtcaaacaaggaagtGGAACTTGGAAGGAGATACTAATttgatgtggaacgagatgtaTACGTGTATGAAGAAGGTGGCTAAACATGTCCTAGTGGAATCGAAAGGAAAATGTCATTCTCCTaaggagacttggtggtgggatgatgaggtccaagcCTCCATCAAGACTAATAAAGCTAGTTTcaacatggcaaaggactaaggatgtggAAGATCTAAAAAGATATAAATCTGCTAAAAATGAAgttaagaagattgtggggaacactagagcgaagaaatatgaagatctctaTAACAACTTGAACaccaaggaaggggaaaaaagctatctataataTTGCTAGAATGAGGGAAAGGATGAGTCGAAACTTCGgccatgttagatgcattaaaagtgaTGATGGTAGAGTCctagtaagggatgaggacatcgAGGAGAGATGGAATCGTTATTTCTATAGCATATTTAATTAAACCAATCCGAGTTATGGTGGACTGGGAGAAGGTACTAAACATCAACTTACCTGTCAGAGGTATATACGtaaattagggtttctgaaGTAAAATAAGcactaagaaagatgaaaatagccAAGGCTCCAGGCCCAAATGGGGTCCccatagaagtgtggaagagcttaggaatctgtggcTTATCTTGGTTaactaagttgtttaataagattatgtgCACTGAGAGAatgtcagatgaatggaggagaagctttgtggtcccgatttacaaaaataaaggggatatccaaagctgcaacaactatagaggcataaaactaatgagtcatactatgaataatgggagagggttattgaaacacAACTGAGAAAAGGGACCACTATTTCAGagaattaatttggttttataccAAGAAGATCCACAACAAAAGCTATCTTCCTACTTGGGAGACTCATGGAATGATTTAGAGAGAGAGCAAAAAAGATCTCCATATGGCCTTTATAGACCTAGAGAAAGCTTATAACAGAGTTCCTAGGGATTTAATCTGGCATGTACTAACGATGAAAattgtttcaagtaaatatgcgGACATAATttaagatatgtatgatggtgcggtgactagtgtaagaactgtagGGGGTCAAgatagtgaattcccaattatagttgggttacatcaaggatcagctttgaGCCCTTATCTGTTTGTGCTTATTATGGATGAGTTAACCAGAAACATCCTAGgtgaggttccttggtgcatgctttttggtgatgacattgttttggtggatgagacaaatgCTGGAATTAATACCaaactggagttatggagatcaaccttggaatcaaaaggttttaagataagtagaactaagaTAGAGTATATGGTTTGTAACTTTAGCAACTTCAGGACAGATAGTGAGAGGTTAAAagttgatgagatggagattccGCAGAGTGAccattttaggtatctaggatcaatcatcagtaaggaaggtgatatagaagatgatgtcacTCTGAGGATTTGAGTAagttggatgaagtggagaggtgcatccggagtgttatgtgatcgaCGGATTCCTTaaaaactttaaagaaaattttataggacagtcataagaggctatgatgtatgatggGAGTGTTGGGCTGTCaagaagcgtcatatagataagctaagtgtagcagagatgaggatgttgagatggatgagtagcaaaaccaggaaggataaaataaggaatgataatatctgaggtggcatggccatgttcaacggaggccttcggATGCTTTAGTTCGAAGGAGTGActtgattttgattgaaggttctaaaagagctaggggcaggcctaaaatgaccctaggagaagtggtgagtaaagacatgcatagtttaggtcttgtttcgACTATGAcgttgaatagagctgattttGTGGGAAAGGATCAATGtgtggccgaccccatttatttgggataaggctgagtttttgttgttgttgaatagCAGAGAATTGAAGCTTCTTCTCACCAAGGATATCGAAAAAAAGCTCCAGAAGGTAGCTGGATCGTTTCTCCTCCAACGAGTTAACTCAGATGGTATCCTTGGTTCTTATCCAAACTCAATGGAGTCGAGTTCTTTTCGGGGGAGGAGAATTATTCGGTGGCATTTTCATGGCTGGTCCGGTAGGATCGGATCTGGAAACCCAGATCAAAGTGGAACCGGCCGAACCTAAGTTTTTGGACCAACAAGGGTTGGTAGGGGTTTGTTAGTTATTGGGGGTTATTATTGTAAGTtgcaatttatttatttgttttattggaGATGGTCATACGTAGGAGATAGGACTAGTGTCCATAATGGTATTGGTTTTCTAGGTTTCCTTGTGTAAAGTAGTTCCAAAATAGATTagatttctattattttgtttggagttttctttatatatttaccctcattgtttggaatggaatgaaaatgaacattgaGTTGAGATTGGAGTTCATCCTTACAGGTGTGAGTGTGCATGGTGTTGCCCTTTATTCtgatctctctctatcttctgcTCGTTCGATTGAGACCCTCCTTTTCTCAGGTGAGTCTCTCAATTAATCCTCACTATTCTTCCAATCCttctttcctccatctctttaTTTATCCTATTTTCTTCCCTGTTTTCTGTGTTTGCGGTACAGCTAATCTGAGGAAagtttgtttgaatcccatctCTACTACTACGATAAAACTGAAACTTTGGTGATTGATTCACTCCCCTAGGGCGACCTTAAACCTGGAGTTCCAGTCCAAACCAATTTCCCTGCTAAGAGAACTAGGCTTCAAATTGTTGTTGAATCTGAAACTTCTGCCTACcaaatggcaattttgtaaataaccagaattttaaggGGGTTGTTGGGTAGACAAACATAGGAGGGACAAGGAgttaagattaaaaaataagGATACTCTTCGAATTAAACTAAATAGAGGAGAGGAGTAGAATTAATATAATGGAGAAGGGCATTtcaggaaagaaggaaagatggTGACAAAAAATAGTGTCACCTGGTCATCTTCGTCTACCTTTTCGTAAAAGCAGAAACCAGCGGAGGATAGGTTCCCCTTATAGTTGAGAGAACTCTCTCGACTTTGATCCAATCGAACCAGGATTTTAGGGGGTTATTCCCAACCCTATATCCTATAGAATAAGAATAAGAGTGGGCATTTAGATGTTGTGTATCATattctcaggtacttgaagtcCAGTCTAGGAAAATGACTACTGTTCTCTAGACATGACCATATGAAAATTGAGGGGTACAACTGATTTAGTAATTTATGAGTTGATATGTTGCATAATTCACACACAGGGTTAGGTGCACTACTATCTGGCTATTATTCAGAACCCATTTTGTTATTATTGTTGAGGTTGTGAATAAACCAAACAGAGAACCTGATTGATAGGAGTTGGATTGCAAAGTTTGCAATGGACCCTTCTTTCCGGACAGGCAAGCTATACTTTTAGAACATATGgtatgcatagttgtcaaggcgtcgcctaggtttCGCCTTGTGTGagcacgaccaccaccaccatttgGAGATGTTATGGAGTGAACCAACTGAAGAGTAAAGCCCATGTCTGAAATACAGGCCTATCAAACCTCTCATTCTAGGAATTAAGTAACGAATAATTTCATTTGTAGATTTCTAGCTAGTGAAAAAGCAAAAGGATTGGAGTTCACAGTAACAGATCTTTCAAGTTGTGAGTTGTCATCCTTCTTGAATTCTTGCAGAAAATGTTCTAATGGCCATATCATATTTTAGGGTAAAATTATCCAGGACGACCCGTTCTGATAAGCTTCTCATGATGTCTCAAGTATCTGCAAAGTAGCAGCAAGATCAAATGGGCCAAATTTTGTGGATGGGTTGACCCAAGGTCCCCTGTCTTCATGTCAATCTACAGCTCTAAAGATCcaccaagtggcaaaataaagttttgaaaatcttaGGAATATGCgagggtgcatggacatacttAGACGGTTGAAAATTACAAGAATACATGGGTTGGTATTTGATTGAAGTTgattctgaaatttgacatgtggctaatccaaaAGTGTACAATTAATTGCCAAGGGACGAAAACCAACTATCCACATGCCTAAAAAATGGTGGATGACTTGAGAAGATTACCATGACAAATCATCttaattaaattttattcatttttcatTCAGAATTGGTTCGTTAGGAAATCCTTCGGAAAAGGTGTCGGGATAAGTTAACAAGAATGCAATGGTTATTCATATAAAATTGAAAGTGGCAGGCAAGAGAAAACACATCGATTACATCTATGTATGAGTCGAGTACATGATTTGATATATTCTGCTTCAGCTAGAATGAAAAGTAGTTTGGTATATTTGTGTTTGATTATATCTCAGAAAATCATTTTTAAGAtctttttcatttataaaagtAATTGACAAATACTTGTTGGCATCTCTAATCCAATGAACAGAGGATCCCTAACATCAATTACATGCCTTCACTAAAGGACAGAACTGCCTTTGCTTTTGCTTCATTTAGCAAAacgaaataaaagagaaaaggtgaagaaaacaaaagaaaagaaagatctAGTTGCATGAAGCATACACACTTAtcagaaaaaaatggaaacaaaaagaaaataaaagagagatttGGTTGCGTGCAGCATACACCCTTAATTAGATATAGACAGTTCAAGTCAGTTCTACCTGCATTACTTGGGGTTTACATGGGTCCACTACATGAATCCTGTTCCACTAGCATTCCCCTCTGTCAGGGCGATATCTTTTGataactcacaaacacacatcttTTCCCACCACTTCATCCcaagtcaattttgcattccCTTATGTACTTTCTGACACCTTCacttgaatcttttttttttttcctttcctttttggatCTTTACTGCACATGACAAAGCCATCTTGACATCTGTTGGTGCTACTTTAAAGTTCTGTTGGATGCATTGGGTTCTGACCCTATCTTTCGTGGCCtctcatccatctcaatattCTCATCTCAGTTTTATCACTGCATTATGTTTCTGTGCATGCTTAgtacatcattttttttttagcatgtgaaaataaataaaaattgtttCATGGGCAGTTTTTGGGTTTACAgacccaatttcttgtagtgaacTGTTAAGGTGCTACTGTGTGTGGCTTTCTTTGGTATTGGGTTTTTGACACAATAGATCTTTTCGAGAGGAAACTGGAAGTAGCTGTTCTGGACTTTGTAGATTGATCCAAGATCTAGATATTGATATGAGTCAAGGACTGTGTAAAGATTTTGATGTGCATGCTTTTCTTAGCTCctattcataaaaataaataaatataaaaaatttcacAGGATATTTGCTACTTGTTCAACAAAAGGTTGGAGATGCCCTCTTGTGCCATACAACTTTTGGGAGCATTATTTGTGAAGTTATATATATTCAATATctaatttttatatttcttgCACTAAGCAGTATGCACTTCATGTTTCAGATTATACGCTCCACAAGCAATGCTCATCACCATTCAGTGAGGAATCGTCTGAATGGGATGTAAGAAGGCTCATTATGTCTGGACTAATTGAAGGTCTCCCTGACGCTGTTGCGCTTCAATGCCTTGCACGGGTGCCGTTCTCTCTCTACCCCAGCTTGCAGCTTGTTTGCCGTTCGTGGAGAACCGCTCTTCGTAGTCCAGAGCTCTTCAAAGCCCGCCGTGAGCTTGGTGCATTAGAGGAGTTCTTGTGTGTATGTGCTTTTGAGCCTGAGAATTTATGGCAGCTTTATGATCCTCTCAGAGACCTCTGGTTGACACTACCTGTTCTGCCCTCAGAGATCAGGCATCTTGCACATTTTTGTGTGGTCTCTACTGCAGGGAAGCTGTTTGTTCTTGGTGGTGGCAGTGATGATGTCGATCCATTGACTGGTGATCATTACGGTATTTTTGCAACTGATGAAGTGTGGTCATATGATCCTATCCTCCAACATTGGGATCGGCGGGCATCCATGCTAGTACCCCGTGCCATGTTTGCATGTTGTGTGCTGGAAGGGAAGATTATTGTTGCAGGTGGTTTCACCAGCTGCCGAAAGTCTATCTCTAAGGCTGAGATCTATGACCCAGAGAAGGACATTTGGGTTCCGATTCCTGATCTCCCTCATACACACAATTCAGCGTGTTCTGGGGTGGTGATCGATGGCAAGTTGCATGTATTGCATAGGGGGCTGTCAACAGTGCAAGTCTTGGAGAATGCTGCGTGTGGTTGGGCAGTTGAAGACTATGGTTGGCTGCAGGGCCCAATGGCAGTGGTTAGAGGGGAACTATATGTGTTGAGCCATGGAGTTATATTCAAGCAGGGAAAGGAGCAAAGGCTACGAAAGATGATGGCAGCAGCACCAGCATCAGCTTTGGACTTTCAAAGTAGAATTGGGTTTGCAATGATCGGATTAGGAGATGAGCTTTACATGATTGGAGGGGTGATTGGTCCTGGCAGATGGAATGTAGACATCAAACCACTGTCTGATGTCGATGTCCTTACTGTTGGGATCGATAGACCAACTTGGCACCAGGTCTCCCCTATGACGCAATGCCGTGGCACTGTACTTGGGTGTGCACTGTTGAGGATCTAATACTGCTTTATCTCTACTTTGATGAGAACCAGTAGTGGTGCTGCTACTGGGGTTTCAGTCCCCCAATtggaagggagagagagttaGCTAGCGTTTATACCCAGCTtctgttttttagtttttgaacATCTTGTTACATTTGATACACTCAGATATTTTCTAAGAGGAATTGCCATTCAGTGAGGCTACAAAATATTGGTTGATTGATTGGATGCACTAGGGGGTAACAGATTAAAAACTATAATATATCAATGAATATGTTCTTTCTATTgaattgttctttttcttttctaaaccAGAATTATACATCAAGCATAAATAATTCctaggaccgagtttccctccatccatggtgaatgggatcccattcactgagGGGCGGGAGAGTGGGTGGACGAAAACTTTGTCCTAATTCCAATACCACATGGTCCTACAGAAACTGGAAATTAAACATACACACTGGAGTGTTTTCCATCTCTATTGTCCAAAGGTTCCCTCCATAGCTGCTTTTGCCACTAAGTCATCTATGGCATCAAGAGATCACCTGATAAGTTTAATGCAAACAACAACTACTCAAgcttatcctaactaaatggggccGGTTACATGGATACTTGCCCTACAATTAGCtttattcgaggtcatacttgatacaatgcttaaactatgcatgtctttgctcaccacttctcctagggtcattttagatttgcccttggctcttttagttaaATTATCTCAATCAAATTAATACTCTGTATtggggcatccaaaggcctccgctaacgttatttttttaatatttttgataGCTTATCATATattagagctactcccaaatcagttctaatataatcattctttactttatccttcctagttttttaacgcatccatctcaacatcctcatctccgttacactgagtttatctatatgatccCTCTTAACTACCTAACATTCCATGCCATACATCATTGTCAATTGTGTGACTGTCATATAAATTATGAGGAGATATACTTATCTTACACAAAATGACTACAATGGAAGTtattataatgtaatgatgtttCATAAACAATTTTTAACATGTCTATTGCAACAAGAAACTTGTAGTTGTTATGAGAGGGGCTAAGGTGTGCCATCAGTCACTCTTATTAAAACTGTAGATGCCCCTATGATGCAATTCGGGTATTGCAAATCAACTTTCAAGATTAAACAATCCCAATAGGCCATTCCAGTAGTTGTTGCACTCATTTACTGGGCCTCGTCAACATACACTCAGGTTGTGCTCAATCAAcaagaataggagtttaagaACACTACTCGAAATAGTAAAACAGGAGGCAAAAACCAGGGAGAGAATTTGAGAgagtatgtgagtgaaagagAAGTATAGAACACTTGGAGTATCATTTTTGAAGTATATAGAGGAGAGAGACCCCCTGAAAAGATCTGTTTAAGAGGGCTCAAAAGATGTGCCTTTCGGAGAGAAAAGACAGAAACTAGCTGTTGTTGACGTCCAATGGATTCTGGACAATGTGCAATGCAAGATCGTGGATGTCGGTAAAACCTCATTCAACATTGGACAAAGTTTAAAGCATGTCGGCAAGTTCCTAACAAACCCCGACTTAGAACATGCTCTAGCACACATTCAACCATCAATAACTACATATCACACATACACTAATGTCCTGCCTTACCAGACCATGTCATGACCTGACCCAAACCGGCTCGACACACCCATGTTTGTGTAAAAATAAACCTAAACCCCCTTGGAGATGAGAGAACCGTAGCTTTGTAAATTCtctattgtgttttttttttttttggggggggggtgggaggggTTGTATTTGCAACATTTTTCTCCCTCCCCTTAACACTCAAATCTTGGGAttggatcccccccccccaagattTGACAATACAGGATCAAGATCATTACCAGCACACTAGATTGACACCTTTTGCAAAAATCCCCGAATCAGCTCCCCGTACATGAAGCCTTCACGTATGATTTTGTTGTGACGACACGTATTCTTTTACTTCCATAAATACC includes these proteins:
- the LOC122642893 gene encoding F-box/kelch-repeat protein SKIP30 yields the protein MSGLIEGLPDAVALQCLARVPFSLYPSLQLVCRSWRTALRSPELFKARRELGALEEFLCVCAFEPENLWQLYDPLRDLWLTLPVLPSEIRHLAHFCVVSTAGKLFVLGGGSDDVDPLTGDHYGIFATDEVWSYDPILQHWDRRASMLVPRAMFACCVLEGKIIVAGGFTSCRKSISKAEIYDPEKDIWVPIPDLPHTHNSACSGVVIDGKLHVLHRGLSTVQVLENAACGWAVEDYGWLQGPMAVVRGELYVLSHGVIFKQGKEQRLRKMMAAAPASALDFQSRIGFAMIGLGDELYMIGGVIGPGRWNVDIKPLSDVDVLTVGIDRPTWHQVSPMTQCRGTVLGCALLRI